CACTTGGCAGGGCCTCGGCCTGCCCATCCGTGGCCTGGGGGTGCCGAACCCTGTCTGCTCTATCCACTTTGCTGCACTGTGGCAAGGTTTCAGAGGGAGTGTGTGCCTGACAGCACTGGTCACAAGGAAGGTGGCGGGATGCTGGCTCTACCTCTGGCCTTTCTTGGAGGACATCCGTGCATTTTCACAGGGACCTCTGATGTCTTCATCCACTGTGATGAGGCATGGACTCATCTCAGGCCTCGATGGGGAAACGTGAGCATGGAGGAGGTGGGCTCTCATGCAGGCTGTGGGGTGCGGCCTGCTGTGATGGGCAGGACCTCCTTCTTCAACCCATCATTGTAGCTCCCTTCACTAACTCAGCACATGCTACAGCTGGAAGGGACCCTCGACAACAATGCGTTTGTGCTTCCAGTGGATAGATCACGGAACTAGGGCCCAGGGAGGGGAAGGTACTCACATGGAAACCTAGAGGCAGCAGGGGGTCATAGCCCCGGCTGCTGACTCCCCAGGGCTGGAGTTTTCTGATCTTAGCAGTCCTAGGCACCAGTATCCCTGGGAGGGGCCTCGCCCTAAAGCGGTTTGTAAGACTCCTAATGTGGAGAGCCAGGAGCCTGGGAGCAGAACTGGGCCCTCACCAGCAGCTCCTGATCCTGAAGGAGGAAGGCCTGGACTCCTTCATCTCTGCTGGAAGACTGACTCTGCTGGCCCTGGTGAGATCTGCGGCGGCCGACAGCCCGGGTAGAAGCGGGGATGAGCCTCCCAGTCTCTGCTGAGTACTTTGCCCCCTGCTCCCGCAGAGGCTCCTCCTTCTGCTCCTTCTGCTGGGACAAAAGTCGCCAGAGACTCCAGGCAGTCAGcaagaggggaggaagagggccgaggggaggagaggagcaggAGGCCGGGTTACAATCACAGGGCACTTCGCCTCCCAAATCCCAGCATCGCAGCATTGCCAGCGTCCCAGGGTATCATCCAGCTCCGCCACCCACCCCCCCGCCACCTGCCCTAGACCCCTCCTTGGGCATCCCCGGCCCTCTCTCCGGCAGCTGGCCCTTCCACTATCAGCTATCATGCTTAAACCAGCAAAAACTCTTCCTCCTGGAACTCAGTAATGGAGGGTCGATCGCTGGACGCCCGCAGGTGGTTCTCGTTCTCCCTCCCAGGTAGGTCCTCCCTGCAGCTCCTCCCCACAGCCATCAGAGATTTGAAAACAGCATCCTGCACCAAGGGCCCACCGCCTACCTTAATTCCCAGCTCAGCTGCCCCCAGGTCTGTCCCAGAGAGGCCTGGGGCTTGGGGCCTCCTGCTCTTGCAATTCCAATTAAGACTGGTAGTATCCTTccccccattttaaagataagaaaacagagaccCAGACAGCTTAGCTGAGTTGTCCTGAGTGCTGCAGTGAGTTAGCTGTGAGCAGGAATGAGAAGCCGGGCCTCTGCCTACCCACTGTGGTTGCCCAAGAAAAGGGGCAGGACCAGACTGTCCTAAGAGCAATTCCAGTCACCTTCAAGCTGCCTCTCAGGTGATTTTACTGTTTTATCATCAAGTGGCACCCATGGGGTCACCCCTATCATGTTTGAAAACCTTCCAAGGTTCTCTGCTCCTTATGTGATTAGACACTAAAAATTTTGGCGATTAAGAACAAGCTGCTCCTCCCCACATGCAAAGTCTGCCCCCCCCCTTTCCCACTGCTGCCCACTTATAGCCTGGTTTCTGATCATGCCCTGCATTTGCCAGCTTTTGAGCTGCTGTGCTAGGTGCCTCTGCTTGGAACTCCTCAGTCCCCTTGTGAACATCTCACTTAGATATCGAAGGCCCCCAAGTGCCGCCTGTCCTAAAACCCCTGCTTGGATTTCTCCACCTAGGTGTGCTTTCTCCCTCACTGTGATCTTTCCCCTGATGTTTGTATGAAtcagtccccccaccccacctctggtAGGCTGAACTGACTCGGGAAGGATCTCCTTACACAGGGAAGGATCCGTTTCACCCCTTCCCAGACTAGCTCCTGTGTTCCGCACCCACCTCTTTCTTCTTCAGCTCATCCTCCTTGGTGAAGAAGGCCACCCGGGAAGCCAGCTCCTTCAACTCCTTCTTCCAGGCTTCTGGGAGGAGGGGACAAGGTCCTGCCAACTGAAGTCAGgggccctcctcccctccctgtgccACCAGGCCTTGGTAAAGGAGTCTGCTCTCcttcctggcctccctgcctGGATCCTTAAAGGGAAAGGGGGAGGCGGTGCCGTGCAGGGAGAAGGATCTGGATTCACACCATGGGTGGTGGCTGTGGCAGTGGGTGGGGTGCGGGGGTGGGGCATTGCTTTCCTTCTAGCAGGGGCTGATGTTGATGTCCTAGCCTGTGGCATTTCTAGGGGATGCTGGAGAACATTTTTTTGCCTGTGCCAAGATGCACATTGTTTAATCTAGCTTTGCCTCTTTTAGGTCCCTGAGGCCAAGACTGAAGCTGAGGAGATATGGATGGGCCTGTTATTAAGAAATCGAACTACTCCCTGGAGAGGGTGGCAAAGAGAGCCGCAGCCAGCCTTCCAAGTCTCTCTGCCCTGCaccagcagccccagccccttccccagaaTCTCCCCTGTCCCCACCAAACTGGCTTCCAGCACCTCAATCGTGGAAAGGATGATGCTCAGCAGAGCAGAGACCTCTGGAACGCCAAGCCAGCACTGTGGCTGATTGTTCTGGTTGGCCAATGCCTGAGCACACAAGCTACTAAATATTCCCTATAGCATTCTGGCCTACAGCTGCCAGTCACACGACTGCAGGCTCAACATCTGCTTGCCCTCTGCATGTTATTACTCCTCAGGCACCTCAAATCCAAGCAGGGGTGTATTTCTGCTGGCTAGGACTCGCTGGGTGGGGAGTAATGCAGACATTAGGCTGTCCAAGGAAATGGGAGAAAAAGGGGGGTTTCCCCCAACGGACCTCACTGACCTAAGAGCGATGGCCCTTTCCTTCTGGGCACCCACCCAAGTGAGGCAGCCTTGGGGAGAGGCATAAGCCCCAGGGTAGAGGGAGGCATGGCCCAAGTACCCACCAGAAGAAAGCTGGGGGTTCCGATTAGACTGTGGGTCTCCAATAGGGACAGAGATGGTGGGCATCCCCATTTGACAGCCGGAAAAGACAGTTGACTCAGGCAAGGGGGCTGGAGAGTCCCTGACGACACAGACAGGCTTCCCGGTGAGATCTGCAAAGGGTTACAGGCTGTGGGAATGGAGGCTTAGGTGGAACTTAAGAGCTCCAGGAGGCTGGGAAGAGGCTGAGGGGCAGGGTGATTCTGGCTCCACCTCTTCCAGTAACCACAAGCTGATAGATTATCAGAGCTGGGAGGGCACTGCAACCACCTAGACCAGTGACCACCTCACCCACGGGGGGGATCCTAGAATGGACAGGGGAAGGGCCTGCTCAGGGCCACACTGTGAGTTGGGCAGAGGTGAGACAAGAACTTAGCCTTCCTGGGCCCCTAGTCCTGAGGATCTTCTGATTTCCTATGACAGGGCAACATTGCCGATGTGAGTACACAGGGGTAGGCAGGCAGCTTAAAGATGAGAATGCTGGGGCAAGGGCATTAAGTCACAGTTTGTGATGGGAGAGGCCTGGGCTCACGTGACAGGGAGAGAGATTGAGCCACACCCTCTGCAGAAAACTTCTGCTTTAGGTCAACCTGTGCAAGGCTGCATGCAGGGCAGCCTGGAGGTAGTGGGGGCCGCTTACACTTGAGGACCCTTCCGGCTAACCCTGGGTGATTATTATATCACTATTGATAGAGAGGCTTGAAGACCGGCCTGGTGAGGACCTAGCAGGGCTGCTCTCTCCTCCCTGAAACACTTCCCTTTTGGTGCCAGGACCCCTCACTCTTGTCCCGGCTCACTACCTCTCCTCATCCCCTCTGCCGACTTCTCATCTTCACAACCTCTTAATCTTGGGGTCCCCAGGGATCTGTCCCCAGATTTTTCTCTCCTGTACCTACATGGACTCCTTGGTGATCCTACCCGGGCCCACCACTTGAAACACCCCCTCTTGAATGGCTCTCACGTCTGTGTCTCTGCTCTGAACTCCAGATCCGACTGCACCCCCATACCTCCACCTGGAGGTCTAGAAAGCATCTCACATCACCCGTCTCCCACATCCGAGACCAAACCCCTGACTCCTCCCAGCCTACACTGGCCCTTCTGCAGATTTCCCTGTCTCACTCAATGCACTCCAGTTTCCCAGGTGCTCAGGCCAAAAATCTAAGTCGGCCTTGACTCTTCCTCTCACACTCCACTTTTAATCAATTGCTGAGTCCTACTGACTTTACCTTTCACATATCTCCAGGATAGAGCCACTGAGTCTTCTACTTCTAGCCCCTGGTCCAAGCCACACTTAAGACAGAGGCCAGGATGACCTTGCTAAAACATCTCACTTCTGTGCTCTCAGCCTTCCAAGGGCTCCTGCTGATTCAGGAAGGTGGCTTAATGGTGACAGTAGTGGCCCAAATGCCTAGCTGATCTGGGCCCACTGTCTCCCTGATGCCTTTTCCGTTCTCCTCTCTTACTTTACTCCAGCCAGACCAGCTTCTGCTTCCTTGCTGCTGCCCCAACAGAGTGGGAGCGCTCTTGCCTTCTGGACTTTGTATTTGCTGATCTACCTGCCTGAGACATCCTTCCTCCTGCTGTGTGCACAGTTCCTATGTagttctttgctcaaatgtcgTGTTAATGGCGATGTCTTCTGTGaccaccttttaaaaatagctatcttcccactgcagcctgggcactTGACACCTTCCCCATCTCCCATCCCTCCCCACTGGAGGTCAGCTCCAGGAGGGCGGCCaccatgtctgtcttgttcactgttgtatccccAAGGCCTAAAAAAGTGCCTAGCCAATAGttcacactcaataaatatttgatggctGGCTGGACGGCTGCATGGCTGACATAGCCTAAGTTAGAGAACTTAGAGAACAGAGCACTGCTCCAGGACAGAACTTACCCCTTTCtctgatttgtaaaatgggagaatCCAGCAGTCAGGGGACACCTGTAGGGAACCTGTCACCCACCCTTGGAGGCTTTTCCCCTGCCCACCGAACACAGTCCTGGCTGGGTTCTTTGGCAGCCCTGGGATCCTGGCCCCCATCCTCTCTGGGCCCCAGCCTGGAAACGGGCTGCCATCAATTCTTCCTTCCCAGTTCTCAAGACCAATTAGTGATACTCCCTCTGCTCCCACACCAACCAGCCAGGCCCTACCTTGGATGTGGGTCACGTGCTGGGGGTGTGGGTGGTGCCGGGAGAAGAAGGAGTGGTGACTGAGGCGTCCAAAGCAGTAGGTGCCAGGGGTTTGGGGCTTGGGGGTCCTCAATGCCTGGCGGATCCGCTTGAAATCCACAATCCCTGGGATCACCAGTTCTTTCTGTGGCGCACTATCCCTGGGGCTCCTTGGCTTACGCCCTGACTTCTTCTCAGGTTTCAGCTCAGCCTTCGGACTGAAGGAGGGGGTTTCAGGAGAAGCTAATGGAGCCTCCTCTAGCAGTGGGCCCACCTGGGCTCAGAGCTCAGTGTTTATTACAGAGCCCCTTCCTGAAGAGCCTGAAATCTGGTTTCCTGGGTTTCACCACCACCCCCATAGCCCCATAGCACCAAAAGCTAGGCCCCCCAGAGTCCTTTCCCAACTGGTGCAATCCGGTCCTGGTTAGTCTTCCTTATTAGGGAGCTAGCAACCATTTGAGGGAACTCAGACTCTCCCAGCACCCCAGTTTTTCCCCAGAGACCATATCTGAAACCAGAAAGAGACGCTGCAGACCCACCTACTCATCAAAATACCCGGGATGGAGCAAAGTCACTTTATATACATCCCTGGGGATGGGGCTGGTCTCAGCAAGGGCCTCTCCCCAAGCCAGACTGTGGACAGCCCAGAGGCCAGCTATAGGCTGTCATCCTACCCCACGCACCCAGGAGCAGTCTTGGCTCAGACTCAGCATCCAGAGGCCAGAGCTGGAGCTTAGGCCAGACCAGACCAGCAAGTTCTGTTCCCATGGGGGTCCCTCCTAGGAGAGGAAGAGCTGATGCAGCAGCTACTGGGGCTGTGACGCTGAGGAAAGCTTCAAGCTCTGTTTTGCTTTGCTGGAGACAAGCCAGCTTGGATCCTCTGTCCTCTGCCCCACACCCCTCCCCTTCCTGAGGACACTGTGCATCGCCCTTGGAGGAAGGTCAAGATCAGCAAAGGTGGGCCACTCCCCACCGGAGGCCTGCTGGGACCACCTGCCTGATCGCTGTCTGCATGCCCTTCTCACGGTGGCCCTGGCTGAAGGGAGTCCTTTTGGAGTACAGATGGACTCTGGATATGCTAATCAAGGCCTGCTGCCCCTGGACCCTCTGAGGACTCCACTGACCTGGCCCCTGAGTTTCCTGTTCCATTCTTCATTCACCTCTAAGGGATCTGGGgcttaaagaaataaagcaaaccTTCTTTGAAAGTTGCAGTTAGTTATTCTCTCCTACCCCCGAGTAACAGAGGAAGTCACCTCCTGCGAACCCCTGAAACTCCTTTGCTCAGTGCTTCTGGCACCTGCTCAAGTCTTTTCCCTGCCCAGGAGGGGCAAAGCCCATTACCTGGGCTAACTTGGGCCTGAGGACCCATTGGGGGGTCTGGCTGACTGACAGCAGAAGTCCAGTAAGAACCACCTCTCTTGGACTCCTAATCTGTTGAGATCCCCCAAGGCCAGCTTTGTCTTCCACCCTGCCCTACCCCAAGCCCTCCTCAGTCAGCAGGGTGGGCATTTGGAGCCTCACCTCATCAGTGGATAATCAGCCAATTGAACATCTGTAGCCATTGTGTGCTTTCTAACAAACTAAAGGCCAGTGCACTTAATACTAGTGTTGAAGATGCAGAACAGGAACTCTCACGAACTGGTGGTGGAAGTGTAAACAGGAACGGGCACTTTAGGGGGAGAAATGGTAAGATCTTATAAAATTGAGCATTTGCATGCTGTATCACCCAGCAATTTCTTTCCCAGATATAAGAGAAATTCTCACAGATGTGCAACAGGGGCTACTTATAAGAATATTCATACAAACACTGTTCAAAATAGCAAAAACCTGTTGGCAACCCAATGTCTGATGGCAGAAGAATGGATAAGTAAGCTGTGGTGCATTCAGACAATGGGATACTTTattgttatgaaaataaatgagccACAGCtacatgtaacaacatggatgaatcttataATCAGTATGAGAAACTTACAATTCTTGGTTTTGGGATGTTATATTTATGCAATCTTATTAactctttactttttattaattacTATCAAATAGGCTACAGTATAACAAGATACATGCATCTGAAACAATACAATTGTTGTCATCCACTATATATAATGTGTGGATAATATAAAGTAACTACTAAACTGTGTAAATGttgtatttaaaaacatattatttttctttcataaatggTTTGGTTTATGTGTGTTCCAGAGGACACAAGTTCCAGAGGACCACATAGCCTGAGatcctttctaaaaataaaagtttaaaagcaagCAAAATGATCATGAACATGcaataaaacagcaacaacagcatcaaACAAGGAAATGCTAAGCACGAAATTCACATAGGGGTTATTTCcgagggaaggcagggaggggaggtgTGCAGAAGAAGCGCATATAAGGAGATGTGTTAGTGGTGATATTCTTGTTCTTGGTTTGGGTGGTGTATTTGCTtgtgtttattatattattaaataaactaAATGGCATAGATGAAAGATGAAAGGTGTCAAAACCAAGAATTGTGATTAAATCTATGGacgtgaatatatatatatatctagccAAAGTGCTAGGGACAGGACATCAGTGCATTCTGAGAATTAACCCTCAGAGTCACAGAATCTGCAAGGGACCCCAGAGATCTCCCAATGCCAGCCTTCATCAGGTAGTGGGATGGGTTGGTGTTGTCTGAGATCAGGGAAGCAGGGGAGATTTGCTGAGGTCACCCAGAAGGAACCAgagcccaggcagtctgactcacAGTTTGCTGATCTTTTCTCTCCTTAAAAGGAAGCTCCAGACATCCTTGATGTCAGTGACTGGGCTCTAGGTACTTAGATGCTACTATCTTGAGAACAGGATATGTGGAAGCCCCAAATCCTCCTGCCTATGGGAAAAAGTACTCTTTAGAACAGAGACTTACAAATGTTTTTGGCTGTGATGACAGTAAGAAATTCTTTATGTCATGACCCAATTCACACacgggtttgtgtgtgtgtgtgaaactaAAACAATAATATCCCGAAGCAATATTTATCCGTACTACATATGATGCACACTGATATTTTTAccctatttttggtttttatttcttaaatgttagaTATGATCCATTAAATTGATCTAATAAGCCACCAGGGGTCATAACCCACAGCGGCTGTAGAGAGGCCGACAGGGACTCTAGTAGGTCAAGCCAGCCTCGTTCAGAGCGGGACAGGTGGGACCCCAGTGTagtctgccctgccctgcccctgctcTCTGTCCCTGGGGCCCCAGCCAGCCAGGCAGAGGGGTCTGAGGGCCCCTATCAATCCAGCCACAGAACTTCCCTTTCTACCTCTGCCCTTCTGGGCTCTCCAGGGTCCATCTCCTCTCCCGAGAGGTCCCTGGACTCACCAAGGCAGTACCTGCTACAGCATGTGTATGAGAAGCCCTGCTGTCCGAGCAGGAAGGAGCAAGAGGACAAATCGAGGGGAAAGCTGTGGGTTCTGTGGGCAAGTCTGCCTGCTTTGTGACACTGAGCCCAGTGGTTGCTAGGTTACCCTGTTCCCACAACTCCAGAACCTCTGCC
This genomic stretch from Nomascus leucogenys isolate Asia chromosome 18, Asia_NLE_v1, whole genome shotgun sequence harbors:
- the TBATA gene encoding protein TBATA isoform X1, translated to MSSPKAELKPEKKSGRKPRSPRDSAPQKELVIPGIVDFKRIRQALRTPKPQTPGTYCFGRLSHHSFFSRHHPHPQHVTHIQDLTGKPVCVVRDSPAPLPESTVFSGCQMGMPTISVPIGDPQSNRNPQLSSAWKKELKELASRVAFFTKEDELKKKEDTTSLNWNCKSRRPQAPGLSGTDLGAAELGIKKEQKEEPLREQGAKYSAETGRLIPASTRAVGRRRSHQGQQSQSSSRDEGVQAFLLQDQELLGSLTSPGIRFSGTVGRGHRAGPGAPVSNPGNRLAKRDPVLAALRSAQGKRPRSGTPADSSGSAPSPAPSLHPYRKAPKPASRSARTSSREARATLQSISEENEDITFFKRRKTRVHWRSSSPPDAFKPEHRGEDIKAEGRELRDPNTCLCLAQEQPRGFRGVSVSTTFTAVPDSLP
- the TBATA gene encoding protein TBATA isoform X4, with protein sequence MATDVQLADYPLMSPKAELKPEKKSGRKPRSPRDSAPQKELVIPGIVDFKRIRQALRTPKPQTPGTYCFGRLSHHSFFSRHHPHPQHVTHIQDLTGKPVCVVRDSPAPLPESTVFSGCQMGMPTISVPIGDPQSNRNPQLSSAWKKELKELASRVAFFTKEDELKKKEKEQKEEPLREQGAKYSAETGRLIPASTRAVGRRRSHQGQQSQSSSRDEGVQAFLLQDQELLVLELLCQILETDSLSAIQFWLLYAPPKERDLALGLLQTAVAQLLPQPLVSIPTEKLLNQLQEVHEPPQEKQEPPCSQSLKKMKILPFSKGEKPGYIGEAQVLRMHSSQNTEEKTSKPKGES
- the TBATA gene encoding protein TBATA isoform X3, whose amino-acid sequence is MATDVQLADYPLMSPKAELKPEKKSGRKPRSPRDSAPQKELVIPGIVDFKRIRQALRTPKPQTPGTYCFGRLSHHSFFSRHHPHPQHVTHIQDLTGKPVCVVRDSPAPLPESTVFSGCQMGMPTISVPIGDPQSNRNPQLSSEAWKKELKELASRVAFFTKEDELKKKEKEQKEEPLREQGAKYSAETGRLIPASTRAVGRRRSHQGQQSQSSSRDEGVQAFLLQDQELLVLELLCQILETDSLSAIQFWLLYAPPKERDLALGLLQTAVAQLLPQPLVSIPTEKLLNQLQEVHEPPQEKQEPPCSQSLKKMKILPFSKGEKPGYIGEAQVLRMHSSQNTEEKTSKPKGES
- the TBATA gene encoding protein TBATA isoform X2, translating into MATDVQLADYPLMSPKAELKPEKKSGRKPRSPRDSAPQKELVIPGIVDFKRIRQALRTPKPQTPGTYCFGRLSHHSFFSRHHPHPQHVTHIQDLTGKPVCVVRDSPAPLPESTVFSGCQMGMPTISVPIGDPQSNRNPQLSSEAWKKELKELASRVAFFTKEDELKKKEQKEQKEEPLREQGAKYSAETGRLIPASTRAVGRRRSHQGQQSQSSSRDEGVQAFLLQDQELLVLELLCQILETDSLSAIQFWLLYAPPKERDLALGLLQTAVAQLLPQPLVSIPTEKLLNQLQEVHEPPQEKQEPPCSQSLKKMKILPFSKGEKPGYIGEAQVLRMHSSQNTEEKTSKPKGES